The window tgtttatgatcagtgacctatgcacttttgtaaagctctctcttggaagtcgcattggataaaagcatctgctaaatgaataaatgtaatgtaaatgtttaggACAGGGATCTGTGCAGGCCAgtcaagtgtttccacaccaaactcaacaaaacatttctctagtgtacattctgtctctctgtctctgagcaGCGGGCCAGTCCTCTAAGCATCGAGCCAGTCCTCTGAGCATCATggcttcctctctcaccctgggtgtgttcctcctctctgccctggcCACCGTCCACTGCGGAACCGTCAAAGTCTGGGGCCTGAAAGGATCGGGGCTCAATGGAGACGCCGCGGGCAACCAGCCTGACTGCTACGTGAGGGTGTTTTGCGCAGGCAAGGATGGCGGCCAGACCTACATCATCGACAACAATCGTAACCCCTCCTGGAACAGCGTGTTCACCTTCAGTAAGGTGGCACAGTCAGGTGCTATTCTGAAATTAGAGGTGTGGGATAAAGACCTCAAGTACAACGACCATCTAGGCACCTGCTCCCATTCCATCAGCCCTGGAACCCACTGGGGGCAGTGTTCCATGAAGAAGGGAAGTTTATCCTACTCTTACAGCTTCGAGTAGCAGCTGTCAGGCCATTGGAAGGTCTTCACATCCTGTGTGTTTATTGGAATCAGGCTTTCATGTTAAGAGCCCCTGTTTAGTCCTGGCTGAATCCCTGCATCACATTGCCTGTTTACTGTGCCACCCTGGTCCCTACATTACCAATAAAGATCTTCTGCTGCTACAGAACTCTGTTTGTCTTTCAAAGCTTAGATTCCTGGCATTCTagtagcctatgtgtgtgtgagatctcgTGAACCAGGTACTGTAGGAAGTTGAAAGTTGGCAGGTGTCTGGCTCAATGCACAAGGATGTGCAATGAAGCGAGGGAAGTATATCTGAGGCGATACAAAAGATGCAGTCGGGGTCTTAAAGGTGCTGCTCCACAGTCGGGTGGTGCTATAGGAGCTGCAGCGGGTGTAGGACAAGAACACTGTGAACTATCTATAGTTCcagcaatctgtgtgtgtcaccgacatcgTAATTCAtcgactgcatcacaggcactgagCACTGGTTTCATATAATTGCTttaacaagcaatgtcacagagcacATTACATACGCCCCCATGACCCAACCTAGAGGACAGAGGTATTCTGCTGTAGAAAGAGAGAATATCATCAAAACTGGTGGTAGATGTTTAATCTAAAAAGCGATGCCTGACTGGAACAGCTTAGagaacaaacccacacacacacacattaaacacacagacagacagacagacatacattaaacaaacacacagacacacacagacattaaacaaacacacagacacacacagacattagaCACACAGAAGCAGCTGTCACTCCAAAACAAGAAGACAGCTTGACCCCTCACCTCTTGACCCCTCACCTCTTGACCCCTCACCTCTTGACCCCTCACCTCTTGACCCCTCACCTCTTGACCCCTCACCTCTTGACCCCTTACCTCTTGACCCCTCACCTCTTGACCCCTTACCTCTTGACGCCATGTCAggacctccttctctcctcctccgtccctTCACGGCCCCAGCTCCGTCTGGGCCTGCAGCCAGGCAGTGAGCAGGGGACTCTGGTGGCTCCGGGCTGGCCCCAGGACTACCCCACCCAGGCCACGTGGCCTGGGTGGGGTAGTCCTGGGGCCAGCCAGGAGACACCAGAGTCCCCTGCTCACTGCTGGAGGAGGCCCCACACGGAGCtgggggtgaagggaggaggaggagagaaggagaaaggaggaaggagagagatgtgaagggaggaggaggagagaaggaggaaggaggaaggagagagatgtgaagggaggaggaggagagaaggagaaaggaggaaggagagagatgtgaagggaggaggaggagagaaggaggaaggaggaaggagagagatgtgaagggaggaggaggagagaaggagaaaggaggaaggagagagatgtgaagggaggaggaggagagaaggaggaaggaggaaggagagagatgtgaagggaggaggaggagagaaggagaaaggaggaaggagagagatgtgaagggaggaggaggagagaaggaggaaggaggaaggagagagatgtgaagggaggaggaggagagaaggagaaaggaggaaggagagagatgtgaagggaggaggaggagagaaggaggaaggagagagatgtgaagggaggaggaggagagaaggagaaaggaggaaggagagagatgtgaagggaggaggaggagagaaggaggaaggaggaaggagagagatgtgaagggaggaggaggagagaaggagaaaggaggaaggagagagatgtgaagggaggaggatggaggtagAGACAGTGCTAGATAGGTAGAGGAATGAGCAACCAACTTAACATCTCCAACACCAATTTCTACCAGGtgcccctcaccaccaccaccaccacctctaccCTCGCCCCATagcctcccccctctttctccctcctccccatctcaccCTCGCTGGGGTCCACAGCGCTCCAGGTGGCAGTGAAGCCCGTGTCCACCACCCTGCTGTTGGAGACAAAGCTGacactcatcctctccccatcactcaccagctcctgagGGGGCTCCTGGCTGCAGTAGGtacctggggggaggggtaagaggaggggaggtggaggggtaggagaggagatgtaagaggagggggggatgtgcAGGGATAGGAGGTgtaagaggaggggggatgtgcAGGGATAGGATGtgtaagaggggaggaggagagggagacatttATATTTGggaaatatataaaatatatgaaatatataaaataaaagattttttcaaccttcaaaaaaaaaaatccttaaaAAAACTTTTACCGCAAATTttctttattttaatttttttacccTTCAAAACCTCTTTTCGAAACTTGTGAAAGAGACTCACATTTTGAAAGCTTTCATACACAGTGAAAAATTGGCATAATCTGTTAAACAGT of the Osmerus eperlanus chromosome 14, fOsmEpe2.1, whole genome shotgun sequence genome contains:
- the LOC134033391 gene encoding extended synaptotagmin-1-like; amino-acid sequence: MASSLTLGVFLLSALATVHCGTVKVWGLKGSGLNGDAAGNQPDCYVRVFCAGKDGGQTYIIDNNRNPSWNSVFTFSKVAQSGAILKLEVWDKDLKYNDHLGTCSHSISPGTHWGQCSMKKGSLSYSYSFE